The genomic stretch CAGCATGTGGCTGTAATGTACACATAGTGATGATAAATGCCATATCTCAGTCCCTGACACTTCCTACTCCTTCCATCCCCAGCAGAGATAAGAACAACATGAGGCCTAAGAACCAGAGCAGCATGTCCGAGTTCCTTCTCCTGGGGCTCCCCATCTGGCCAGAGCAGCAGGGCATGTTCTTTGCCCTGTTCCTGGGCATGTACCTGACCACGGTGCTGGGGAACCTGCTCATCATCCTGCTCATCAGGCTGGACTCTCGCCTCCACacgcccatgtacttcttcctcagcCACTTGGCCTTCTCTGATATCTCTTTCTCATCTGTCACCATCCCAAAGATGCTGATGAACATGCAGACTCAGCACTTATCCATCCCCTATGTGGCATGCATTTCCCAgatgtattttttcatattttttgtctGTCTTGACAATTTCCTTCTTGCAGTGATGGCATATGACAGGTATGTGGCCATCTGTCAACCACTCCACTACACCACTGTCATGAGGGAGGAGCTGTGTATCTTACTGGTGGCTGGATCCTGGTTCTTCTCGTGTGCCCATGCCCTATTGCATACTCTCCTTCTGTCCCGCCTGTccttctgtgctgacaatacCATCCCTCATTTCTTTTGTGATCTCACTGCCCTTTTGAAGTTGATCTGTTCAGACACCTCCCTCAATGAGCTAGTTATCTTCACCGAGGGGGGAGTGTTTGCCTTCCTGCCATTGTGTGCTATTTTGGGCTCTTATATTCGCATTGGGGCCACCATCCTAGGG from Panthera uncia isolate 11264 chromosome D4, Puncia_PCG_1.0, whole genome shotgun sequence encodes the following:
- the LOC125921032 gene encoding olfactory receptor 1J4-like; this encodes MINAISQSLTLPTPSIPSRDKNNMRPKNQSSMSEFLLLGLPIWPEQQGMFFALFLGMYLTTVLGNLLIILLIRLDSRLHTPMYFFLSHLAFSDISFSSVTIPKMLMNMQTQHLSIPYVACISQMYFFIFFVCLDNFLLAVMAYDRYVAICQPLHYTTVMREELCILLVAGSWFFSCAHALLHTLLLSRLSFCADNTIPHFFCDLTALLKLICSDTSLNELVIFTEGGVFAFLPLCAILGSYIRIGATILGVPSIKRICKGLSTCGSHLLVVFLYYGTLAMIYFIPSSNNSKVKDIIASVIYTVVTPMLNPFIYSLRNRDMKLALGILYRRKIIFSK